A single window of Sparus aurata chromosome 22, fSpaAur1.1, whole genome shotgun sequence DNA harbors:
- the kif26bb gene encoding kinesin-like protein KIF26B isoform X4, producing the protein MSSLTGRGGRLPASSHWDSSDLSAFLHDNLRVHSRFTNEPRDREREQGECGACGVNLNQLKQEAVHLALSRGQSLAKPPFEHSFSTGTLLGQSETKHGDRSSREAAITAVHQSRSRTHSPHSPRSPRTPQRTPQTLRRRGPKPGNPDMDRWVEEQQQLVASKSAPSTDGVTIYGHRQAADDAAPGCGDAGIVQTSSKIPHISRVVTIANTAAMSLLARAAEKLNLMSRKKGQASDPAPAHLSTCFRELIQKNPPPVPSCLLQAATRTKDSPTVGKVKVVLRVSPSLSESQGQPPVLRIDPSKKRVTVMEPISRSVPHATMTLDRNGKHLLKTINFDAAYPQESSQAEVCAGVLADVIRCVLSGSDGCVLGLGCADVGSWSSMVGSGESLQKLGLIPCAISWLYSAIERRREKTWTDLTVSVSAIELCCGEEDTLRDLLGEVVPSAGSVQDSPKAHVRLQEDPVYGIQLRNHNRVKAPTAERAASLLDAAVAARRHNDFVTYLSHSSVMFFTLHVQPPRTESSTIGKGSRGPTKLTMIDVCSGIRGMSRNKPPYSELGSVVVSLLSGQKTTPSKGSKLTLLLREALGHVNCHTTVIAQVDDSLARLQETLSTIQMASRIRRTQKRTKQSTSCSPTGRSLTKDYDRGPSLSLRAFHSTDEVDVDIPHFRLRGELDERSSSDQSCDTVIQLDSDGLIQSKTISRLTQPEFVPIIPSLHPNKADMDDPEFTALLQELLRIPQLQGEKKNDGTVQGSTEALKAEPRQPARDCLKCDTFAELQERLGCIDGSETTMDVLKSSSKGPSVNNVKPKSQPQKETGKQTDSASSETPQMLLNQGLGCSQTSVGEKQTDGAFPGDSFQREDSGLYDCEECSATSSSEELLNQTLSRNKTCRSELPKNGTLKSDEKLSSKDFDADAQGMPVKSSPAHQPPSKKESPEAADWFKSDKRTSPVGKSSPISPSSSSCSSSHSLATSVIIGDALPNLPKEDIKEMKATITVTVQQPLDLKGQDELVFSMVEEVTISGAMNKGRTGGNIICIRDAAQSHVQGSASSQPIRIISNVSDESSGGASCNANKSSVAQSEARETDAEKPQRQIRREKRLTPSFINPMLINTDMDCELDAAAEKETPLDACKGCESRSELRGSKVKNPDDKKAPERRSETHGKKSDKASDSLFSKTCYDAMVLEDSSSAENKVCGKRPRNTDNSNPRDKEHVYLTSSPKGSEGGEVSSGRVGNTPKRSGVAPGCQETAPASFKTGSLPRAWQNANHQDGYHGGYMPDGYRDPRGVTSSTPCSPGVTLERRQGRQPSTANHSLHVSSPRKYGAEYKQHASTAPRNGAESFFETPNQRMNNVRLKSPTENSSRLFSAKLEQLATRTNSLGGSSRDVSTLDRDSSNTSVSSKGSSKGSNEGACKGGHKLRHEGDCTLPRASRSPRKNPRSDHSHHHHFFPPDEPVTQSARHSHSKLSAVGKLKMASPKVRRLSAPSIKNLSLPHRSLRHSINRSASLSPDSKTVSFERTSSFLSSSPPRSYHSISRTPSQSSTSSSTKSVIQGFVNCRFSDLLKERGAPSPTTGGLDHMAVLPSPYTRVTAPRMPDHMSGHASDTTSVLSGDLPPAMGKTSLYFSNRNSMVSSGYDSMVRDSEATGSSTSNRDSVSDRSGSLLSVARSSRASRRRGNTGSHQRRLSHDTPVSLRRSASGLRSRWVDRGIPEAYEIKVYEIDNVQRMQKRAGAGKQACFSAKLKFLEHRQQRISEVRAKYTNLRRELEQVKQNLMLEPAKWNQEFDLWQTFEVDSLEHLEALEVVTARLEDRLSLCKANVMMVTCFDATARRRHKKRRRKAPELRALKGI; encoded by the exons GCTGCAGATGATGCCGCGCCGGGCTGCGGTGATGCCGGGATCGTTCAGACGAGCTCCAAGATCCCTCACATATCCAGAGTGGTGACCATCGCCAACACCGCTGCCATGTCCCTTTTAGCCAg GGCGGCCGAGAAGCTCAACCTGATGTCGAGGAAAAAAGGCCAGGCTTCCGATCCAGCTCCCGCTCATCTCTCCACCTGCTTCAGGGAGCTGATCCAGAAAAACCCACCGCCCGTCCCCTCCTGCCTGCTCCAAGCTGCCACCAGAACCAAAGACTCACCCACTGTTGGCAAG GTCAAAGTCGTGCTGAGGGTGAGCCCATCGCTGTCAGAGAGCCAAGGCCAACCACCTGTTCTCCGGATTGACCCGTCCAAGAAAAGAGTCACCGTGATGGAGCCGATCAGCAGAAGCGTGCCGCACGCCACGATGACGCTCGACAGGAACGGCAAACACCTTCTGAAGACCATCAATTTTGATGCTGCCTATCCTCAGGAGTCGAGCCAG GCCGAGGTGTGTGCCGGCGTCCTGGCTGATGTCATCCGCTGTGTGCTCAGCGGCAGCGATGGATGTGTTCTGGGTTTGGGATGCGCTGATGTGG GCTCCTGGTCCAGCATGGTGGGGAGCGGTGAGAGCCTCCAGAAGCTCGGGCTGATTCCCTGTGCCATCTCCTGGCTGTACAGCGCCATCGAGCGGCGGCGGGAGAAGACCTGGACGGATCTGACGGTGTCGGTGTCTGCCATCGAGCTGTgctgtggagaggaggacacgcTGAGGGACCTGCTGGGGGAGGTCGTCCCCTCGGCAGGCAGCGTCCAGGACAGCCCAAAGGCCCACGTCAGACTTCAGGAGGACCCCGTCTACGGGATTCAG CTCCGTAACCACAACCGTGTGAAGGCGCCCACCGCTGAGCGAGCTGCGTCCCTCCTGGACGCGGCCGTCGCGGCGCGTCGGCACAACGACTTTGTGACGTACCTGTCCCACAGCTCCGTAATGTTCTTCACCCTCCACGTCCAGCCCCCTCGCACGGAGAGCAGCACCATCGGCAAAG GCTCACGTGGACCCACTAAGTTGACCATGATCGATGTGTGCAGTGGTATCAGGGGTATGAGCAGAAACAAGCCTCCCTATTCTGAACTGGGCTCTGTTGTCGTGTCTCTACTGAGTGGTCAGAAAACGACGCCCAGCAA GGGTAGTAAGCTGACTCTGCTCCTTCGAGAGGCCTTGGGCCACGTGAACTGCCACACCACGGTGATCGCTCAGGTAGATGATTCGCTGGCACGCCTTCAAGAGACCTTATCCACCATCCAGATGGCTTCTCGCATCCGCAGGACACAGAAGAGGACGAAG CAGTCCACCTCTTGTTCTCCGACCGGGAGGAGTTTGACTAAAGATTATGATCGAGGACCGTCTCTGTCTCTGCGGGCGTTCCACTCCACCGATGAAGTAGACGTTGACATCCCTCATTTCCGTCTGCGCGGTGAGCTGGACGAGCGCTCCAGCAGCGACCAGTCCTGTGACACGGTCATCCAACTGGACTCGGACGGCTTGATCCAGTCCAAAACAATCTCCAGACTGACACAACCTGAATTTGTGCCCATCATTCCGTCTCTGCATCCTAACAAGGCTGACATGGACGACCCAGAGTTTACAGCTCTGCTCCAAGAGCTCCTGAGAATCCctcagctgcagggagagaagaagaacgaCGGGACTGTTCAAGGGAGTACTGAAGCGCTGAAAGCAGAGCCGAGGCAGCCGGCGAGGGACTGTCTGAAATGTGACACATTTGCTGAACTTCAAGAGCGCTTGGGATGTATCGACGGCAGCGAGACAACAATGGATGTGCTCAAGTCTTCCTCGAAAGGGCCTTCTGTTAACAATGTCAAGCCCAAATCCCAACCCCAGAAAGAAACAGGGAAGCAGACGGACTCTGCCTCATCAGAAACACCACAGATGTTGTTGAATCAGGGATTAGGTTGCAGTCAGACCTCTGTTggagagaagcagacagatggTGCCTTCCCTGGAGACAGCTTTCAGAGAGAGGATTCAGGTCTGTATGACTGCGAGGAGTGCAGTGCAACCAGCTCCAGCGAGGAGCTGCTGAATCAAACTCTGAGTCGTAATAAGACCTGTCGCTCGGAGCTGCCTAAAAATGGAACTCTTAAGTCGGATGAAAAGCTCTCTTCTAAGGACTTTGATGCTGATGCTCAGGGGATGCCCGTCAAAAGTTCCCCTGCACATCAGCCTCCAAGTAAAAAGGAGAGTCCCGAAGCTGCTGACTGGTTTAAATCAGACAAAAGGACCTCACCAGTCGGCAAGAGCTCCCCCatatctccctcctcctcctcctgctcctcctcacacTCACTGGCTACCAGTGTTATAATCGGAGATGCATTACCTAATCTCCCCAAAGAGGACATTAAAGAAATGAAGGCCACCATCACAGTGACCGTTCAACAGCCGCTGGACCTCAAAGGTCAAGATGAACTCGTCTTCTCtatggtggaggaggtgaccATCAGCGGAGCAATGAACAAAGGGAGGACAGGCGGAAACATCATTTGTATCAGAGACGCTGCCCAATCACACGTGCAAGGCTCTGCCAGCTCTCAACCAATCAGGATAATCAGCAATGTCAGCGACGAATCTTCAGGTGGAGCTTCTTGTAACGCAAACAAAAGCTCTGTCGCTCAGTCTGAAGCACGAGAGACTGACGCTGAGAAGCCCCAGCGTCAGATCAGGAGGGAGAAGAGACTCACACCTTCCTTTATAAACCCCATGCTGATTAATACAGATATGGATTGTGAGTTGGATGCAGCAGCTGAAAAAGAAACTCCTCTCGACGCTTGTAAAGGATGCGAGTCGCGTTCTGAGCTCAGAGGGAGTAAAGTCAAAAACCCAGATGATAAGAAGGCCCCCGAGAGAAGGAGCGAGACACACGGCAAAAAGTCTGACAAAGCTTCTGACTCACTTTTTAGCAAAACGTGTTATGATGCAATGGTTCTGGAAGATTCATCTTCTGCAGAAAACAAGGTGTGTGGAAAGAGACCCAGAAATACAGACAATAGCAACCCAAGAGACAAGGAGCATGTTTATCTCACCAGCAGTCCAAAGGGCTCCGAGGGGGGAGAAGTCTCCTCCGGACGTGTTGGGAATACCCCCAAGAGATCTGGTGTTGCTCCTGGTTGCCAAGAAACCGCCCCCGCTTCTTTTAAAACAGGTAGTTTGCCCAGGGCATGGCAAAATGCCAACCACCAGGACGGCTACCACGGCGGTTACATGCCAGACGGATACAGGGACCCGAGGGGGGTGACATCATCCACCCCATGTAGCCCAGGGGTAACTCTGGAGCGTAGGCAGGGCAGGCAGCCCTCCACAGCAAACCACAGCCTCCATGTCTCCTCGCCTCGGAAATATGGAGCAGAGTACAAACAGCATGCTAGTACTGCTCCCAGAAATGGTGCTGAATCTTTCTTCGAGACCCCAAATCAAAGAATGAATAACGTGAGGCTGAAGTCACCCACTGAGAACAGCAGCAGGCTTTTCAGTGCCAAACTGGAGCAGCTGGCTACCAGGACTAATTCCCTCGGAGGAAGCTCGAGGGACGTCTCAACCCTGGATAGAGACAGCAGCAACACCTCTGTGAGCTCTAAGGGAAGCTCCAAGGGAAGCAACGAAGGGGCTTGTAAGGGAGGTCATAAATTACGTCATGAGGGTGATTGTACCTTACCGAGGGCCAGCAGGAGTCCGAGGAAGAACCCTCGATCTGACCACAGCCATCACCATCACTTCTTCCCCCCTGATGAACCTGTTACTCAGTCTGCAAGGCATTCCCATTCCAAGCTGTCCGCCGTGGGGAAACTGAAGATGGCCAGCCCCAAAGTCCGTCGACTGTCGGCCCCCAGCATCAAGAACCTCAGCCTGCCCCACAGAAGTCTGCGGCATTCCATCAACCGCAGCGCCAGTCTCTCCCCAGACAGCAAAACCGTCAGCTTTGAGCGGACatcctccttcctttcctcttcccctcctcGGTCTTATCACTCCATCAGCCGGACTCCGAGCCAGAGCTCCACAAGCTCATCCACCAAATCTGTCATCCAGGGGTTCGTCAACTGCCGGTTCTCAGACCTCCTCAAGGAAAGGGGGGCTCCCAGCCCGACTACAGGAGGACTGGACCACATGGCCGTTCTGCCCTCGCCATACACCCGGGTGACTGCTCCCCGCATGCCTGATCACATGAGTGGGCACGCGAGCGACACCACCAGTGTGCTGAGTGGAGATTTGCCCCCAGCGATGGGGAAGACGTCCCTGTATTTCTCCAACAGGAACAGCATGGTGAGCAGTGGATACGACAGCATGGTGCGGGACAGTGAAGCCACCGGCAGCAGCACCTCCAACAGAGACTCAGTCAGCGACCGGAGCGGCTCGCTGCTCAGTGTGGCTCGCAGCAGCCGGGCATCTCGCAGGAGAGGcaacacag GTTCTCACCAGCGTCGTCTTTCCCATGATACACCTGTGTCCCTGAGACGTTCAGCTAGCGGTCTGCGGTCTCGCTGGGTGGATCGGGGAATCCCAGAGGCCTACGAGATCAAGGTCTATGAGATCGACAATGTGCAGAGGATGCAGAAAAGAGCAGGTGCTGGCAAACAG gCATGTTTCAGCGCCAAGCTGAAGTTTTTGGAGCACCGGCAGCAGAGGATCTCAGAGGTCCGAGCAAAATACACCAACCTGAGGAGAGAACTGGAGCAGGTCAAACAGAACCTCATGCTGGAGCCCGCCAAGTGGAACCAAGAGT TCGACCTGTGGCAGACCTTCGAGGTGGACTCCCTGGAGCATCTGGAGGCCCTTGAGGTGGTGACGGCTCGACTGGAGGACAGGCTCAGTCTCTGCAAGGCCAACGTCATGATGGTCACCTGCTTCGACGCCACCGCCAGGAGGCGACATAAGAAGCGCCGACGAAAAGCACCAGAGCTGAGAGCCCTGAAGGGAATCTGA